atcatacAACAAATGGCTTGAGAAATACTATATATATAATGTCCAGAATTATCAATGAATAATTTACTATTTGAAACATTGTTGGCGAGAACAATCGGCAGCTTATGATTCAGATTCTTTGCATGCATGCATTGTATCTGTCCCGTTATCATGACGCGCcgattaggcctatttatattttGTCTCTTTGCATGTGAATACTGGGTTAGTATGTGACGACCTATGCATgtcaaatgaaacaaaacaaaaaaataccagttGACAAGAATTTGAAGCAAAACTAAGCACAATAATTACCTGCCCTATGTAATCGTTTATATTATCACGTTTACTTACCACtttgttcttcttcttcatctcctCCATGCGCTCATGTTCAATGATGGTGGGTATATGGGGTTTCATTATTTCAGCCAAACAAGGCATGCGCGtcggttagtggactttcgcggttagTGGGGTGGGGTCATCAGTGGTCTTTCCTGCAGTGTGGCCCTGTTGTGATGTTGGTGAGCCACTGGCTCGCTTCGCTCGCGTGCCTTGCCTTCGGCAAGGGATAGTGCAGTGGTCTGTTACTTCTGAGCACAGATGTGTTGGTGACTAAATGTAGTTTTgccttagcatgcttagtacTGGTAGTGATATCATGTTTTACTATACATTTTCTTCACTTGCTTATTTTACTCgtggatcactggatcttcttaAAGGGTACACCGAGGGCTCTGGCCAAGAGCTACCTATTTAGGTTCCATGTTTTCGTTCCACCCATTGTCAACAATGTTTCCACCATCGTATACAGTGACATCTGCTGCTCTCCACTCGCTTGCAATGGAATTTGCGCTAAGGATATGAAGCGCCAGCGCCTGCTTACATGGTGGTAGTATTGGGGGATATATCTGCAATCTTTTTATCTTACGCAACTAATTGTCACCATTGATGATCTTGCCAGAAGCTTGGGCGAAAGAGGGCAGACAGACCTCATCTTgcttgattttgaaaaagcatttgaTAAGGTGTCCCATCATCGTTTGCTGATGAAAGCAGAGCATTATGGTATCAGAATAACAACATTGGAGTGGATTTTGGACTTTCTCACAAATAGAACCCAACAAGTAGTGGTTGATGGCCAGTTCAGCACTGAAGTGGAAGTGACTTCTGGTGTACCCCAAGGCAGCCGGGGCCGTTGTTGTTTGTCATATTTATTAATGACCTACTAGCTTGCATCAAGAACTCCTCGGTTCGACTCTTTGCAGATGACTGCATCTTGTATAAAAGAATTACATCACGTGAGGACAGTCTGCAGCTGCAAGTAAAAGACTTGGATAATCTGCAGGAGTGGGAGCAACAGTGGATGATGAAATTCCATCCATCAAAATGTCAAGCCATCCATATCACAAATAGGAGAAATGCCCTCCAGAGCTCATACTCTATTCATGGCCACACACTTGAGGAAGTTGATTCTACCAGGTATCTGGGTGTCCACATTGACTCCAACCTCGGTTTCAACACCCACACCCACATGCATCATTAAGAAAGCCAACTCCATCCGTACGTGCATTTCTCATTCGTAATTTCAGTCACTGCACACGCAAGATCAAAGAGTCATACACCACTTATGTCAGGTATATAGTTGAATATGCAGCACCTGTCTGGGATCCCCATACCCAAAAAGAACATAAAGAGACTTGATCAAGTCCAGCGCAGGTGTGCTCTCTATGTCACCAGTGACTATGACAGGAGGAGCAACGTGTCTGCTATTTTACAATACCTCCAGTGGCAATCTCTACAAGCCAGACGGCAACAGAGCCGGGTACTGATGATGATGTATCGCGTCAGATATAACCTTGTGGCTATTCAGTACCTTACCAAATCTGTGACAAACACCAGAGGCCATGATTCCAAATTCCAGCTTCAGCACTGCAACACTCAGGTCTACATGCACTCTTTCTTCCAGAgaacagccaaggactggaacctTCTTCAGACAGATCCAGCCATCTCGCCGTCCCTCAATGCTGTCAAGTCTGCATTGGGGGATCTGCAGCACTAATATTCCTCCACCGAGAGCTGCTTTTTATCGCACGTCGCACTGTACATATTTTGCACTGCTGTTTTTGAAGTTGCGTTCCTGATCCTTTGTACATGCGCAACCTGTCATCATGCATTTGATGTTACACTTACCgtggaagaagaaaagaagaagaacagAAAAGTATTGCAGATATATCCTTACTACCACCATGTAAGCAGGCACTGGCGCTTCATATAGAGAATGACTATgaagatttttcagaaaataaCGATTTGAGTGATCCTGAGAATCAGATTCAGTGAAACCATGCACAAACGGAACAACACTTTTGCATCATTCTAGTTTACAAGTTGCTTTTAGGGTCTTCTTTAATACAtaaaggcaattctggtagtcatcatcgccgccattttaaatcagaatctacCGTTACCACCCTGAAGTACTTCATTATAAGTTCAAAAAGTACTTCTACTTAAGTAACATTTCCTGACGCTTTTTTGTTGAGatcatactttccttcaattttgtcagccattttgaataaagcacCCTCGCCTGTGACATCCTATTACCTTCGTTTTAATAACCTGACCTAGTAATGCcttaccgctatcaataacaacatccaaaatctgatgaagtatacaacttaagtgactaatttaacaatatgtatgcttttcattgattttggcggccattttaaaaaaGCGCCCTcggctgtgacctcctgttaccttcatattaataacctgacttattTAGTAGTACATTATAGCTATCAATacaaatccaaaatctggttaaatatggcctaaagtgactaatttaaccaaatatattggattttggcggccattttgaaaaaagcgccctcacggaaaagttctcaggttacaggctttttacccaacaaattcttgttccccatgcaaaactggtccagataaaccatatgagagtttcttgttctccaagtggtacttagctcagttttaacctggtctaaatGGGCTTTTATTACCAGAGAAAGGTAAATCACATTTGAAACATAATACGATTAAGAGGTCCCTGAATTGAACCTGGGGGAATCCCATAATATAGTTACAAAGAACAAAGCTTCTGGAGCTGCTCAGAAGATAGATAAATAGATGTATTAATGAATGATACGGCAGGGGTCATAGTGGTAAGTGGGGTCATCGTTGGGTGTCTTTGTCTAATATCAGTAATGTGACATTTATTACCAGAGATATATAGGTAAATTAATTTTGAAACATGTAAATAAGATTAGAGATCCCTGCTTTGAACCTGGGGAATACCATATATAGTTATACAGAATAAGACTATTTTAATGTCAATTGTATCACCTCTCTTGCCCTTTGATCCACACATTTTAGGTACTTCGAATAtgttataatcaaagacagaattaaaaagactagtttgcgtctgacgtgacctgtcaatcaaactcaccaCGAACATTCATAGGTTAGTAGCGCGTAAAAGGGAGGTAGATTCATccggtgccgatcggagaaaatgaATCGCAGAAAATGGAAAAATTATAGTACTTTTACacggcaaaaagcaacttttctaggcattgttgactattactaagacctaacttttgagacggtttgtacaTTTAACATCATGGTCTATAAGAGCCTTAGCAACATCCTCCCACTGCCTTTGTGTAACATCTTGTCCACAGTCAGTAACAGTCATGGCTACTCCACTAGATCCGCAGCCCAAGGTtatccctccaaataaccgaagTGCCTCTGCCAAAAGGAAATTTTCCTCCAGAGGTGCACTGTCCTTTAACCATTTCCTACCAGAGTCAAAATTCCGTTGCCAGCTACAGTCGGTTATTTTAAATAATGCTTGCTAGTAAATTTCACCTTATGATgtcctattcagtatcgaagttacgtaatgttactatgtcaacgggatcacgcgcttgagttatgaaccacgatcgaaacaatcaccacacaaagtatatggcacttgaaggcatatcaaaatagcgtgatccggtaaccaagagaattacgtaaccacttcgatgctgaatagtgcaatatcactgtttttataTTGTTGTTTGTATGCAAATTTTATACCTAGCTGGTCTAGTTTTTATTGTAATtcctaattttgttaaattgtgcGATATATActtaatgtaatgtattttaatatgtattggttactttttgatgttttaagtttgaccctgggccaaactgaaaaacagtgtttacactgagttttgtaACCCAGGCAAGAGAAgttttagtaaataaataatgaataaataaataaaatttggaaggtgcaaaattaaccataagacaCGCTGTTTTACCGCCGCGTGTTACCTCTTCTCTTTATTACATTTGattttctattttattatatAATCTAACGAATGTTCAATGAGAAGATGACGTCATTGGATAATAATTACTGAATTATGGTTAGGGTATTCCCCAAGGCTCAATCTAGGGACCTCTTATTACAttcgatattttttcattttatttcctAATCTAACAGATGTTCAATGAGAAGACGACGTAATCGACAAAGAAATCATCATATAGAGGAATTCAGGAATAATGATTCAATGAGACGTCGAAATCAACAACAAAATGAAGGGGAAGAACAGCAGGGAGATGGCAATGATCGAAGACTCGAAGATCAACAGCGACAAGAAGAAACAAGCGAAAGAAGACGCAGTCGACGGCAAAATGAAGAGGGACAGGGAGAGACGACCGAAAGAAGACGTAGCCGACGACGAAGCGAAGAGGCACAGGGAGAGACGAACGAAAGACGCAGCCGACGGCAAAGCGAAGAGGCACAGGGAGAAACAAACGAAAGAAGACGTAGCCGACGACAGAGTGATGACCAGCCACAACAGAGGCAAACAAGTGAAAGAAGACGTAGTGAACGTGCAAATGGAGACCAGCagcaacaaaaagaaagaaatcgaCAACAAAACGAAAACCAACAACAAAATCCAGACCGGAGTGAAAGACGACGCAGTCAACGTCAAAACGAAACGCAACAACAGGGTGGGAATGATAATGCGGCATTTAATAACGATGATGAGAAGACATGACGTGCAGGGAGTTAGCTATTATATAAAAACACCTCGTAAAGAGAAAGTCCACACTAATTTTAGGCCTAGGGATCATAATTCTTATAACGATTAACCCTccccacacgggtgtcgactgcaggcgacaagtttcaaattttcttgtaaaattcaaaaaattcagaattgaatATTTATTATGACCAtctttgaaatcagcatgaaaatgcaacaaaatgagtacaaacaatccaAGTACTGGTTCAGCTGTTCTTGAGatatagctcttaatattttgagaaaatatctcaaaacgtggACTTGTTGAAGCATTAAAAAATGCAACCTTTCAAATCGCACACATTTTCACAACTCGTTAAGATCTGGTATCATTTGCAGCAGTCAAAATTCTTTGCACATTTTCAATGTCCGCAGTCATCGAGTCAATCACGTTAAGAATTACGACCACTAAGACTATATCTAGGCCCTAGTGTGGACTTTCTTTTTATGTGGTGTTTAGTTTGTTTGCAGGGTTGTACTTAATCATCAGTCCGACAGCAACTAACAGCCACAGTGGCTAATCCACTGGCTGATAACGAGTGCTGTCAGGCtggaaacattacaaaaaaaaaatactgcgcacaaaaatcTTTAAGACTCTAAACCACTGGACTAAACCCAACTTAATTGAGGCCTAATCAATAGAAGGGAGAAATTTATTCTGCGTATTGTAATACATCGTcaggcaaaataaaaaagagcATTCCAAAAGCggcaaattttgatatttcttcATTCTGGGCAATTACCGCTTACTTTTGTAACGGGTTCATTACACCGTGACATATCACCAGTCACTAGCTGTGCTCATAATTGGCAAGTTACGAGAGAAACGTCTAATGTTTGTaaaacttttgaaatgctctatttttccttcaaatttgtaTAAGTTCGGGAAATAAAGTcttgccgaatgaggtatcaaaatatgcagaacaaaattcccCATCTATATATGTATTTGGTAATATtatgtttagtgtctttaagatattgctagAAAATACGGATATGcttactttttgtgcgcagtatacatGTGAGATTGGCTAGTGGCAATTTAGGCTGCTCAATAACATATTTCATTTTGTCGGGTATGCAAAGATTGCTTTCAAAAAATATAATCGACATTATAACAGTAACAATAATTTTACAGACTATGTTATACAATATTTCTGCCACTGTAGCTAGGTTTTCAACGCCGGTCTTTCATAGAATGATGCATACATTCATGTACAGTATTCAGTAAACGGTataaatggtagggtattctaaattCCAACAACATTTTGGAGTAAAGATGCAAATTACGTTGTAGAAATTATTTTATATAACCTatatataaactgggctcaaaaagaaattttcacaaggtcgtatcataaaataaaatcctgtccgtcaaaatgacaaaacacatgtcagtaaccaagcagttgcccgactgacacaacagcaaaatacactgaaacGGAACATATTCCTGGACCACATGTCACATCTCATTTGATGTAAAGCAATTGTATTTTTAACGTAGTATTTCTTG
Above is a genomic segment from Amphiura filiformis unplaced genomic scaffold, Afil_fr2py scaffold_70, whole genome shotgun sequence containing:
- the LOC140144656 gene encoding uncharacterized protein, encoding MWLLLPEKGKLYLKHVIRLEVPELNLGESHNVVTKNKAAGAAQNDMAGVIVVAGVIVGCLCLIAVIINVAFITRERCSMRRRRNRQRNHHIEEFRNNDSMRRRNQQQNEGEEQQGDGNDRRLEDQQRQEETSERRRSRRQNEEGQGETTERRRSRRRSEEAQGETNERRSRRQSEEAQGETNERRRSRRQSDDQPQQRQTSERRRSERANGDQQQQKERNRQQNENQQQNPDRSERRRSQRQNETQQQGGNDNAAFNNDDEKT